From the genome of candidate division KSB1 bacterium:
GTCGTAGCTGATTTTGAAACGCAGTGCACGCAGCCCGGCCGAATGTCGCTGGGCCGTGGCCCACAAAATGCCCAGCTCATTGGCGAGAAAGTCCCCCAGGCTGAAGCCCCATTCGGCGAAGAAACCATCATAAATTTCCACTTCGAGCAGCAGCGCAGTTGCCACCACGGCACTCCAGCGTTCCGCCCCGGTCTGCGAGAATCCCACCCAACGATTGATTGCAAACAGCGATTCCGTCATGAAAACACCGGCGAGCAAATGGCAGGCTTTGTCGAGATGATAGTAGAAGCTGTCATGCCAGCCCAGGTCATACGCGCCATGGGTGCGGCGGTAGCCTTTGTAGAAATGAAAGCCGCTGCGCTGCTCCCGCCACCAGGCCTCATTGAGTTGATGATAGACGATCCAGTTTGCCGTCACCAATGCGCCGCCGGCGAGCAGCAGGCGATTTCGCGAGACGGAATGCGGCAGCGCGTGCGCCGGTGGCGGCACACTGTCGGGGCTGTTGCGCAGCGCGCGGGGAGAGAAGGGCGCCGGCTGCAGAGTTGCCGCGGCGCGGCTGCCCGCGAAAAAGCCTGTCTGGCTGAAGCAAAATGGCAGGCGAAGGGAGGGCGGCGGGATTGCCGCGCTGTC
Proteins encoded in this window:
- a CDS encoding YfiM family protein, with amino-acid sequence MKRTHSHSRRPRMPAALFALSLASAAAPQPDSAAIPPPSLRLPFCFSQTGFFAGSRAAATLQPAPFSPRALRNSPDSVPPPAHALPHSVSRNRLLLAGGALVTANWIVYHQLNEAWWREQRSGFHFYKGYRRTHGAYDLGWHDSFYYHLDKACHLLAGVFMTESLFAINRWVGFSQTGAERWSAVVATALLLEVEIYDGFFAEWGFSLGDFLANELGILWATAQRHSAGLRALRFKISYDPFAPIEDDSWIKSYNAMTFWVSFPVRPWLPAAAQRVWPGWLHLAAGYGTDRLRHGRLQAYLALDVNGEVLLKSRSPALLPLRLLLSYIHLPLPAVQFQPALRLVPLQF